In Aegilops tauschii subsp. strangulata cultivar AL8/78 chromosome 3, Aet v6.0, whole genome shotgun sequence, one genomic interval encodes:
- the LOC109777407 gene encoding ubiquitin-conjugating enzyme E2 20, producing MARGENSESHGSGNVPAAPAPGAASASSGKQAPAAARGADGQSVVRRLQSELMALMMGGDPGVSAFPEGDNIFQWVGTIDGSAATAYEGTSYRLALAFPSDYPYKPPKVRFETPCFHPNVDNHGNICLDILQDKWSSAYDVRTILLSIQSLLGEPNNDSPLNTQAAALWANQEEFRKMVEKLYKPA from the exons ATGGCGAGGGGCGAGAACAGCGAGTCGCACGGCAGCGGCAACGTCCCGGCGGCCCCCGCACCAGGGGCGGCGTCAGCGTCCTCGGGGAAGCAGGCGCCGGCGGCCGCGCGTGGCGCAGACGGGCAGTCGGTGGTGCGGCGGCTGCAGTCGGAGCTGATGGCGCTGATGATGGGCGGCGACCCCGGGGTGTCGGCGTTCCCGGAGGGGGACAACATCTTCCAGTGGGTCGGCACCATCGACGGATCCGCCGCCACCGCGTACGAGGGCACCTCCTACCGCCTCGCGCTCGCCTTCCCCAGCGACTACCCCTACAAGCCGCCCAAGGTGCGGTTCGAGACCCCCTGCTTCCACCCCAACGTCGACAACCACGGCAACATCTGCCTCGACATCCTCCAGGACAAGTGGTCCTCCGCCTACGACGTCCGCACCATCCTCCTCTCCATCCAGAGCCTGCTCGGAG AGCCGAACAACGACTCCCCGCTCAACACACAGGCGGCCGCGCTCTGGGCGAATCAAGAAG AGTTcaggaagatggtggagaagctctACAAGCCGGcgtga